GGAAAAGGTTGTGCAGCCAAGTATTTTACTCGGAGGTTATCTAAATTATTCTCTAAGTATTCAAAATTAATCATATGTGTAATTTAAGTGATAATTAGTCGTGAACAAAAATAGTAATAAAACTTTATAAAGTAATATATCTACCTTAATAGATTATAAAATGGTAATTTATTAATATTTTGTTTAACTATTCAAGTTTTAATAATTACTATATTTGTCTCGGTTTATAAGTTTTAAACTTTTCTTTTACATGAAAATAGCAATTCTCGGCACAAGAGGAATTCCAAATTATTACGGAGGATTTGAACAATTTGCTGAATTTTTTTCAGTTTTTTTAGCACAAAATGACCACAAAGTTTTTGTTTATAATTCTCATAATCATCCTTATAAAGAGAATAATTTTAAAGGTGCTCATATTATTCATCAATTTGATCCAGAATATAAAATTGGAACAGCGGGACAATTTATTTATGACTTGAATTGTATTCTTGACGCTAGAAAAAGAAATTTTGATATCATTTTGCAATTAGGTTATACTAGTAATGCAATTTGGCATTTTTTGTTACCAAGAAAACCTATTATTATTACAAATATGGATGGCTTGGAATGGAAGAGAACAAAATATTCTAAAATCGTTCAAAAAGCTCTGAAATATTCTGAAAAGTTAGCTATTAAAAGTAGTGATTTTTTAATAGCTGATTCTGTTGGAATTCAAAATCATATAAAGAAAAGCTATTCTAAAGAATCTAAATACATTGCTTATGGTGCTGAGGTTTTTTTGAATCCTAATCCAGAAATTCTTTTTGAATATAATTTAGAAAAAGGATTTTACAATATGATTTTGGCTCGTTTGGAACCTGAAAACAATATTGAGACTATACTCGACGGAGTAGTTTTAAGCAATTCTACAACTCCAATAATTATTATAGGAAATCACGAAACTAAATTTGGAGATTATCTAAAGAAAAAGTTTTTGAAATATAAAAACATACGATTTTTAGGAGCAGTTTATAATTTAAATCATTTGAATAATCTAAGATATTATTCAAATTTATATTTTCATGGTCATACAGTTGGAGGTACAAATCCTTCACTTCTTGAAGCTATGGCATCAAATGCTTTAATAATT
The window above is part of the Flavobacterium sp. PMTSA4 genome. Proteins encoded here:
- a CDS encoding DUF1972 domain-containing protein translates to MKIAILGTRGIPNYYGGFEQFAEFFSVFLAQNDHKVFVYNSHNHPYKENNFKGAHIIHQFDPEYKIGTAGQFIYDLNCILDARKRNFDIILQLGYTSNAIWHFLLPRKPIIITNMDGLEWKRTKYSKIVQKALKYSEKLAIKSSDFLIADSVGIQNHIKKSYSKESKYIAYGAEVFLNPNPEILFEYNLEKGFYNMILARLEPENNIETILDGVVLSNSTTPIIIIGNHETKFGDYLKKKFLKYKNIRFLGAVYNLNHLNNLRYYSNLYFHGHTVGGTNPSLLEAMASNALIIAHNNEFNKAILKENSYYFSSADEVKNIINTIKKNDNLQLVQNNIKAIEKEFNWNKINGEYLQFFEECFSRYKKPNK